The Paenibacillus tianjinensis genome has a window encoding:
- a CDS encoding methyl-accepting chemotaxis protein: protein MSKSRASGKGISWLRPSKSIGMRLFLVFFISTMGIVLSLGYTSYSVAKQTIEDNALLANEQTVKQTAEKLDVILLRFEDRLGELFYNKTIRQAVESGAASGADQEERKAEAGRIQAELDSWLEAAGNIQAVYLVPRKESLSTSAAGAADSAFMDGIRENNWFKQLQEKPQSLWITQGLKQGEADGVVRFVKSVSVDSGKADYVAICDIQTTELEGQLSKVSLGKDSYIQLLTGKDELIATSQHQEADSYLRLGGTLFKGVSQASGSLPTKDEEGKSILAVYGTLASSGWRVLGVVPSENLTKDAGRILNTTYIAVAAAALIAVLIGLWMVRMVSSPLIRLKNLMFHGAEGDLRVRTQVTSRDEIGQLSGSFNIMMERINELIVHTNETAREVLETADALGSASRKTASAAKDIASATEEIAGGAGSLALEADRGNEMTEQISGRMSNVIAAAHEMSSTAHSVGQSSEEGMVKLQELLDRTESTGEMTGRLVGKVNELKETASSVIKVLEVMQNITQQTNILSLNATIEAARAGEAGNGFMVVADEIRQLAEQSKRSIAVVAEITDTIMKDMNETVAALSEVAPLFREQRASVQDTSEIFLSVQGQMDRFINKLDSVSDSIEGLNQSQRVLSETISNVSSFAEESSAL from the coding sequence TTGAGTAAATCAAGAGCAAGCGGTAAAGGAATATCCTGGCTGCGCCCCTCCAAGTCGATAGGGATGCGGCTTTTTTTAGTGTTTTTTATTTCCACTATGGGAATCGTGCTGTCACTCGGCTACACTTCTTATTCCGTAGCCAAACAAACGATTGAGGACAATGCGCTGTTAGCTAACGAACAGACGGTGAAGCAGACTGCAGAGAAACTCGATGTCATTTTGCTGCGTTTTGAAGACAGGCTGGGAGAGCTGTTCTATAACAAGACTATTCGGCAGGCTGTAGAGTCCGGTGCTGCATCCGGTGCAGACCAAGAGGAACGCAAGGCTGAAGCCGGCCGGATCCAGGCTGAACTGGACAGCTGGCTGGAAGCAGCGGGTAATATACAAGCGGTTTATCTCGTCCCCCGGAAGGAGAGTCTATCTACTTCTGCGGCGGGGGCTGCGGATAGTGCCTTTATGGATGGAATTCGGGAGAACAACTGGTTTAAGCAGCTGCAGGAGAAGCCTCAGAGTCTATGGATTACTCAGGGGTTGAAGCAGGGAGAGGCTGATGGTGTCGTCCGTTTTGTCAAATCCGTATCCGTTGATTCCGGCAAGGCGGACTATGTGGCAATTTGCGATATCCAGACGACAGAACTGGAAGGCCAGCTCAGCAAGGTCAGTCTAGGGAAAGATTCGTACATTCAGCTGCTGACCGGCAAAGATGAGTTGATTGCTACTTCCCAGCATCAGGAGGCGGATTCTTATCTGCGTCTGGGCGGAACCCTGTTCAAGGGGGTAAGCCAAGCATCAGGCTCTTTGCCGACCAAGGATGAAGAAGGCAAATCGATTCTGGCGGTGTATGGAACACTCGCGAGTTCAGGCTGGAGAGTGCTCGGTGTAGTGCCTTCGGAGAATTTGACCAAGGATGCAGGACGTATCCTGAATACGACGTACATTGCCGTTGCTGCTGCAGCACTAATTGCCGTTCTCATCGGTCTGTGGATGGTAAGGATGGTCTCAAGTCCTCTGATCCGGCTGAAGAACCTGATGTTTCATGGTGCGGAGGGAGATTTGCGGGTACGTACCCAAGTGACTTCCCGGGACGAGATCGGCCAGTTGTCCGGTTCGTTCAATATTATGATGGAACGCATCAATGAGCTGATTGTGCATACGAATGAGACAGCCCGTGAAGTGCTTGAGACTGCGGATGCACTGGGAAGCGCATCACGCAAAACCGCCTCAGCGGCTAAGGATATTGCCTCGGCAACAGAGGAGATTGCCGGCGGCGCAGGCAGCTTAGCCCTGGAAGCAGACCGGGGAAATGAAATGACGGAGCAAATCTCCGGACGGATGAGCAACGTCATTGCCGCTGCCCATGAGATGAGCAGTACTGCGCATAGTGTTGGACAATCCAGTGAAGAAGGCATGGTTAAGCTGCAGGAGCTGCTGGACAGAACGGAGAGTACAGGGGAGATGACAGGCCGCCTTGTTGGGAAAGTGAATGAGCTTAAGGAAACTGCCTCCTCGGTCATTAAGGTTCTGGAAGTCATGCAGAATATTACGCAGCAGACCAATATATTATCACTCAACGCAACCATTGAAGCAGCGCGGGCAGGTGAGGCAGGCAACGGCTTTATGGTTGTGGCGGACGAGATCCGTCAGCTGGCCGAGCAGTCCAAACGCTCCATCGCCGTGGTTGCTGAAATTACTGATACCATTATGAAGGATATGAATGAGACCGTAGCCGCACTGTCGGAAGTGGCACCGCTCTTCCGGGAGCAGAGGGCTTCTGTACAGGATACGAGCGAAATCTTCCTGTCTGTACAAGGACAGATGGATCGATTCATTAACAAGCTTGATTCTGTATCGGATTCCATTGAGGGATTGAACCAGTCACAGAGGGTGCTGTCGGAGACGATTAGCAATGTCAGCTCCTTTGCAGAGGAATCCTCTGCACTCTGA
- a CDS encoding peptidoglycan D,D-transpeptidase FtsI family protein, whose amino-acid sequence MHKLIHKRIFWGLVIMSAFMGILMIRLAWVQLLLKNREVPGTEYTLAQMAEIQSERETVLDSGRGRLYDRSGKPLAGETVWTAAFFPQKERGRVAAGKDLQRLATVLEVTYGELESRLSGLKEPLLWPASGGKSPKALTPAQAEEVEKLGIDGVRALPFTRRYRGDVSGRQWLGYMSEVSAAAAKESPTGLRVPLAGTDGLEKTLEPLLQGVGHTEAYAQVDARGNRLPGSEIKVRAPGNPYYPLSMYTTVDKGLQEGIERLTEEAGVKEGAVVVLDSQTGDIVAMVSLPFYDPANISPEGGEWNNRALKAAVPGSIFKVVTAAAALEAGVTSPEEKFYCSGQFGKYGLSCLHGKGHGPLTLAQGFAVSCNTVFAALAERLSGAQLQAAALALGLGRDIGWQAEDTLGQPLLRPLAGEQRGTIFSTLLPDDAGARVQTAIGQRDVTVTPLQAANLVVTLLHGGEVRAPRILQRVAFKNGQTLQNLPAHLAPATAGAISADTSKLLLSWMRLVVTEGTGKRLQGSEWPVAGKSGTAQTMVKGVPRNNQWFIGYGPVDHPRYAVSVAVENVAPGSAHAATKLFGQIFDLLSESSGA is encoded by the coding sequence TTGCATAAGCTAATTCATAAACGTATATTTTGGGGCCTGGTTATTATGTCGGCTTTCATGGGGATATTGATGATCAGGCTTGCCTGGGTTCAATTGCTACTGAAGAACCGGGAGGTCCCGGGAACGGAGTATACGCTGGCCCAAATGGCCGAAATTCAAAGTGAACGCGAAACTGTACTCGACAGCGGCCGGGGGCGCCTCTATGACCGCAGCGGGAAGCCGCTCGCCGGGGAGACGGTATGGACGGCAGCGTTTTTTCCGCAGAAGGAGCGGGGGAGAGTGGCGGCCGGGAAGGATTTGCAGCGCCTGGCCACAGTTCTGGAGGTTACTTACGGTGAACTGGAGAGCCGGCTCTCCGGGCTAAAGGAACCGCTGCTCTGGCCTGCCTCCGGCGGTAAGAGCCCTAAGGCGCTGACTCCCGCCCAGGCCGAGGAAGTGGAGAAGCTGGGCATCGACGGGGTGCGGGCACTGCCGTTTACCCGCAGATACAGGGGGGATGTTTCAGGCCGCCAGTGGCTGGGCTATATGTCCGAGGTTTCAGCCGCGGCAGCGAAAGAATCGCCTACAGGGCTTAGAGTTCCATTAGCCGGAACTGACGGACTGGAGAAAACGCTGGAGCCGCTGCTGCAGGGTGTAGGGCATACGGAAGCATATGCTCAGGTGGATGCGCGCGGAAACAGGCTTCCTGGCAGTGAGATCAAAGTCAGAGCCCCCGGCAACCCGTATTATCCGCTGTCAATGTATACGACTGTAGATAAAGGACTTCAGGAGGGAATAGAACGGCTGACAGAGGAAGCAGGGGTAAAGGAAGGGGCGGTTGTCGTACTGGACAGCCAAACCGGAGATATCGTGGCGATGGTGTCGCTGCCTTTTTACGATCCGGCGAATATTTCGCCTGAAGGGGGCGAATGGAACAACCGGGCGCTGAAAGCGGCGGTTCCCGGCTCGATCTTTAAGGTTGTGACCGCTGCAGCCGCCCTGGAGGCAGGGGTGACTTCTCCGGAGGAGAAGTTCTATTGCTCAGGGCAATTCGGCAAATACGGTTTGTCCTGTCTCCATGGCAAAGGACACGGTCCTCTTACGCTCGCGCAAGGGTTTGCCGTGTCCTGTAATACGGTTTTTGCAGCGCTGGCTGAGCGGCTTAGCGGTGCGCAGCTCCAGGCAGCGGCACTTGCGCTTGGCCTGGGCAGAGATATTGGCTGGCAGGCGGAGGATACGCTGGGCCAGCCGCTGCTCCGGCCGCTGGCCGGTGAGCAGCGGGGGACGATCTTCAGCACACTGCTGCCCGATGATGCGGGAGCCAGAGTGCAGACGGCCATAGGTCAGCGTGATGTAACTGTAACGCCGCTCCAGGCTGCGAACCTGGTCGTTACGCTGCTCCATGGCGGCGAGGTTAGAGCGCCGCGGATTCTGCAGCGGGTAGCGTTCAAGAACGGCCAGACGCTGCAGAATCTGCCGGCACATCTGGCTCCGGCCACGGCTGGAGCGATCTCGGCAGACACGTCCAAACTGCTGCTCTCATGGATGCGCCTGGTAGTCACCGAAGGAACCGGGAAGCGGCTGCAGGGTAGTGAATGGCCGGTGGCCGGTAAGTCAGGTACTGCTCAGACGATGGTGAAAGGGGTACCCCGCAACAACCAGTGGTTTATCGGATACGGCCCGGTGGACCATCCCCGCTATGCGGTCTCTGTTGCGGTGGAGAATGTTGCCCCCGGCAGCGCCCACGCCGCGACTAAGCTGTTCGGTCAGATCTTTGATTTGCTGTCCGAATCTTCCGGAGCCTGA